Proteins encoded by one window of Kribbella flavida DSM 17836:
- a CDS encoding riboflavin synthase gives MFTGIVEELGTVESLDLLDGDAARLTIRGPKVTADAGHGDSIAVNGCCLTVVETGEGTFTADVMRETLQRTSLGGVAQGGAVNLERAVTAHARLGGHIVQGHVDGVGTIVSREPAEHWEVVRISAAPELLRYVAEKGSIAVDGVSLTVTDVDDATGTFGISLIPTTLELTVLGRNRIGDTVNLEVDVIAKYVERLLTAQGAAASVVGGKQ, from the coding sequence ATGTTCACCGGAATCGTCGAAGAGCTCGGCACGGTCGAGTCGCTGGACCTGCTCGACGGGGACGCGGCCCGGCTCACCATCCGAGGCCCCAAGGTCACCGCGGACGCCGGTCACGGCGACTCCATCGCGGTCAACGGCTGCTGCCTGACCGTGGTCGAGACCGGCGAGGGCACCTTCACCGCCGACGTGATGCGCGAGACGCTGCAGCGGACGAGCCTCGGCGGCGTCGCGCAGGGCGGGGCCGTCAACCTCGAACGCGCGGTCACCGCGCACGCCCGGCTGGGCGGCCACATCGTGCAGGGCCACGTCGACGGCGTCGGCACGATCGTGAGCCGCGAGCCGGCCGAGCACTGGGAGGTGGTCCGGATCTCGGCCGCGCCGGAGCTCCTGCGCTACGTCGCGGAGAAGGGCTCGATCGCGGTCGACGGCGTCTCGCTGACGGTCACCGACGTGGACGACGCCACCGGCACCTTCGGGATCAGCCTGATCCCGACCACGCTGGAGCTCACCGTGCTCGGCCGCAACCGGATCGGCGACACGGTCAACCTCGAGGTCGACGTGATCGCGAAGTACGTCGAGCGGCTGCTCACCGCGCAGGGCGCCGCCGCTTCGGTTGTGGGAGGCAAGCAATGA
- the ribD gene encoding bifunctional diaminohydroxyphosphoribosylaminopyrimidine deaminase/5-amino-6-(5-phosphoribosylamino)uracil reductase RibD: protein MTNASPIDVAWMRRAIELAARGLGSTHPNPVVGCVITGRDGHPAGEGFHAVAGGPHAEVAALRMAGDRARGGTAYVTLEPCNHTGRTGPCADALIEAGVARVLYAVPDPNRQAAGGADKLRSKNVHVEQGLLRAEAEAVNHVWLHSVRMGRPFVTWKFATTLDGRSAAPDRSSRWITGEQARADVHRQRAECDAIAVGTQTVLTDDPELTVRDAQDRPVGRQPLRVVVGDREIPATARVRNDRAETLLLPTHDPAEVLRQLDDHHIRHLWLEGGPTLAAAFLRSGLVDQIVAYVAPAVLGSGFAAIGDLGAESIDHLRRFQLADVTRLGDDVRLTLTPLEQRTH, encoded by the coding sequence GTGACAAACGCTTCGCCGATCGACGTCGCCTGGATGCGGCGTGCGATCGAGCTCGCCGCGCGGGGCCTCGGGAGCACCCACCCGAACCCGGTCGTCGGCTGTGTGATCACCGGCCGGGACGGCCATCCCGCCGGTGAGGGTTTCCACGCGGTGGCCGGCGGCCCGCACGCCGAGGTCGCCGCGCTGCGGATGGCCGGCGACCGCGCCCGCGGCGGTACGGCGTACGTGACGCTGGAGCCGTGCAACCACACCGGCCGGACCGGTCCGTGTGCCGACGCCCTGATCGAGGCCGGCGTCGCCCGCGTCCTGTACGCCGTACCGGACCCGAACCGGCAGGCGGCCGGTGGTGCCGACAAGCTGCGCAGCAAGAACGTGCACGTCGAGCAGGGGCTGCTGCGGGCGGAGGCCGAGGCGGTCAACCACGTCTGGCTGCACAGCGTCCGGATGGGCCGGCCGTTCGTGACCTGGAAGTTCGCCACCACCCTGGACGGCCGCAGCGCCGCGCCGGACCGGTCGAGCCGCTGGATCACCGGCGAGCAGGCCCGCGCCGACGTGCACCGGCAGCGCGCCGAGTGCGACGCGATCGCGGTCGGCACCCAGACCGTGCTGACCGACGACCCGGAGCTGACCGTGCGGGACGCGCAGGACCGCCCGGTCGGCCGGCAGCCGCTGCGGGTCGTCGTCGGCGACCGCGAGATCCCGGCGACCGCCCGGGTCCGCAACGACCGGGCCGAGACGCTGCTGCTGCCCACCCACGACCCCGCCGAGGTGCTCCGGCAGCTCGACGACCACCACATCCGCCACCTGTGGCTCGAAGGCGGCCCGACACTGGCCGCCGCGTTCCTGCGGTCCGGGCTGGTCGACCAGATCGTCGCGTACGTCGCGCCGGCGGTGCTCGGCTCGGGCTTCGCGGCGATCGGCGACCTGGGTGCGGAATCTATCGACCACCTGCGGCGGTTCCAGCTTGCGGACGTCACTCGCCTCGGCGACGACGTCCGGCTGACCCTGACGCCGCTCGAGCAAAGGACGCACTGA
- a CDS encoding substrate-binding periplasmic protein, which translates to MRAISAFRRIAALGTAITLAVTLAACGSDDQTDASGPDLGLLQPGTLRIGTLTDAPPNVYVKDGKFTGFDNDLITAVAAKLNLKPEFVGTDFSALLSQVNGGQYDLGSSSITVTEARKKTVAFSNGYDFGYLGLNTTKTSGISSFDQLTGKRVVVVQGTVQDDYATEKNLNPVRVPNYNAALGQLKAGTADAWVSPAEIGEKMAKEQGGGTVILAAKELSEAPMAFAVAKSNDKLREAVNKALDEVIADGTWTKLVEQYYPGRAVPANFKPGSGTVKFTAPKASGAPAAG; encoded by the coding sequence GTGCGCGCCATCAGCGCTTTCCGCCGGATCGCAGCTCTCGGTACGGCCATCACCCTGGCCGTCACGCTCGCGGCCTGCGGCAGCGACGACCAGACGGATGCCTCCGGCCCCGACCTGGGCCTGCTCCAGCCGGGCACCCTGCGGATCGGCACGCTCACCGACGCCCCGCCGAACGTGTACGTCAAGGACGGCAAGTTCACCGGCTTCGACAACGACCTGATCACCGCGGTCGCGGCCAAGCTGAACCTCAAGCCGGAGTTCGTCGGCACCGACTTCTCCGCGCTGCTGTCACAGGTCAACGGCGGCCAGTACGACCTCGGCAGCTCCTCGATCACGGTCACCGAGGCCCGCAAGAAGACCGTTGCGTTCAGCAACGGCTACGACTTCGGCTACCTCGGCCTGAACACCACCAAGACCTCCGGCATCAGCTCGTTCGACCAGCTGACCGGCAAGCGCGTGGTGGTCGTCCAGGGCACCGTCCAGGACGACTACGCGACCGAGAAGAACCTGAACCCGGTCCGCGTCCCGAACTACAACGCCGCGCTCGGCCAGCTCAAGGCCGGTACGGCGGACGCCTGGGTCTCGCCTGCCGAGATCGGCGAGAAGATGGCCAAGGAGCAGGGCGGCGGCACGGTGATCCTGGCCGCGAAGGAGCTCAGCGAGGCGCCGATGGCCTTCGCCGTCGCCAAGAGCAACGACAAGCTGCGCGAGGCGGTCAACAAGGCGCTGGACGAGGTGATCGCCGACGGCACCTGGACCAAGCTGGTCGAGCAGTACTACCCCGGCCGCGCCGTACCGGCGAACTTCAAGCCCGGTAGCGGCACCGTGAAGTTCACCGCGCCCAAGGCCAGCGGCGCCCCCGCCGCCGGCTGA
- the pnuC gene encoding nicotinamide riboside transporter PnuC, translated as MTVFDWLLHEQVTIAGSPVLVREIVGNVFGLGSAVFGMRRLVAAWPVGIIGNVLLFTVFVGGLFDTPQDKDLWGQAGRQVFFALVSLYGWYRWYQTRHGGAQTGVQPRWASARERLQLLGAAVVLYAVSYFVLRELDSWGPQWDAWILTGSILATYGMARGFVEFWLIWIAVDVVGVPLLLQSKFYPSAAMYVVYGLFCVVGFVAWWRINKREAVTVAPEPVVVG; from the coding sequence ATGACCGTGTTCGACTGGTTGCTGCACGAGCAGGTGACGATCGCCGGGTCCCCGGTGCTGGTCCGCGAGATCGTCGGCAACGTCTTCGGGCTGGGCAGCGCCGTGTTCGGCATGCGCCGGCTGGTCGCTGCCTGGCCGGTCGGCATCATCGGCAACGTGCTGCTGTTCACGGTCTTCGTCGGCGGGCTGTTCGACACGCCGCAGGACAAGGACCTGTGGGGCCAGGCCGGTCGCCAGGTGTTCTTCGCGCTGGTCAGCCTCTACGGCTGGTACCGCTGGTACCAGACCCGCCACGGCGGCGCGCAGACCGGCGTCCAGCCGCGGTGGGCGTCCGCGCGCGAGCGGCTGCAGCTGCTGGGCGCGGCCGTCGTGCTCTACGCGGTCTCGTACTTCGTACTGCGGGAGCTGGACTCCTGGGGTCCGCAGTGGGACGCCTGGATCCTGACCGGCTCGATTCTCGCGACGTACGGGATGGCCCGCGGTTTCGTCGAGTTCTGGCTGATCTGGATCGCGGTGGACGTCGTCGGCGTCCCGCTGCTGCTGCAGTCGAAGTTCTACCCGTCGGCGGCGATGTACGTCGTGTACGGGTTGTTCTGCGTGGTCGGGTTCGTCGCGTGGTGGCGGATCAACAAGCGGGAGGCCGTCACGGTCGCCCCTGAACCAGTGGTGGTGGGTTGA
- a CDS encoding bifunctional 3,4-dihydroxy-2-butanone-4-phosphate synthase/GTP cyclohydrolase II, producing the protein MGEVLKLDTIEHAIEEIRAGRPVIVVDDEDRENEGDLVFAASKATPELLAFLIRYSSGVVCVPMEAAELDRLGIPLMTPHNRERLRTAYTISVDARDNVTTGISAADRARTIRVLADSASESYDLVQPGHVFPLRAREGGVLVRPGHTEASLDLARLAGLRPSAVIAELVNDDGTMKRGQDLRAFADEHGLVLISIEDLIRYRRRTESQILRVATTTLPTRYGDFVAHGYRNVVDGSEQLALVRGEIGAGPTLVRLHSECLTGDAFGSLRCDCGPQLDEAMRQVAAEGGVVVYLRGHEGRGIGLLHKLQAYELQDAGRDTVDANLDLGLPADARDYGTGAQILADLGITSVKLLTNNPDKLSGVQGYGIDVVERRGISINPTEHNLRYLRTKRDRMGHHLPTGTDENGVI; encoded by the coding sequence ATGGGCGAGGTGCTGAAGCTCGACACGATCGAGCACGCGATCGAGGAGATCCGGGCCGGCCGGCCGGTGATCGTGGTCGACGACGAGGACCGGGAGAACGAGGGCGACCTGGTGTTCGCCGCGTCCAAGGCGACGCCGGAACTGCTGGCGTTCCTGATCCGGTACAGCTCGGGCGTGGTCTGCGTGCCGATGGAGGCCGCCGAGCTGGACCGGCTCGGCATCCCGCTGATGACGCCGCACAACCGCGAGCGGCTGCGCACGGCGTACACGATCTCGGTCGATGCCCGCGACAACGTGACGACCGGGATCTCCGCGGCCGACCGGGCCCGGACGATCCGGGTGCTGGCCGACTCGGCGTCGGAGTCGTACGACCTGGTCCAGCCCGGTCACGTGTTCCCGCTGCGGGCCCGCGAGGGCGGCGTACTGGTCCGGCCCGGGCACACCGAGGCCTCCCTCGACCTGGCCCGGCTGGCCGGGTTGCGGCCGTCCGCGGTGATCGCCGAGCTGGTCAACGACGACGGCACGATGAAGCGCGGCCAGGACCTGCGGGCGTTCGCCGACGAGCACGGCCTGGTGCTGATCTCGATCGAGGACCTGATCCGCTACCGGCGCCGCACCGAGAGCCAGATCCTGCGGGTGGCGACCACCACGCTGCCGACCCGGTACGGCGACTTCGTTGCCCACGGCTACCGCAACGTCGTCGACGGGTCGGAGCAGCTCGCACTGGTCCGCGGTGAGATCGGAGCCGGGCCGACCCTGGTCCGGCTGCACTCGGAGTGCCTGACCGGGGACGCGTTCGGCTCGCTGCGCTGCGACTGCGGTCCGCAGCTGGACGAGGCGATGCGGCAGGTCGCGGCCGAAGGTGGTGTGGTGGTCTACCTGCGCGGGCACGAGGGCCGGGGGATCGGGCTGCTGCACAAGCTGCAGGCGTACGAGCTGCAGGACGCCGGCCGCGACACGGTCGACGCGAACCTGGACCTCGGACTGCCCGCCGACGCCCGCGACTACGGCACCGGCGCGCAGATCCTGGCCGACCTGGGCATCACCTCGGTCAAGCTGCTCACCAACAACCCGGACAAGCTGTCCGGCGTCCAGGGCTACGGGATCGACGTGGTCGAGCGGCGCGGGATCTCGATCAACCCGACCGAGCACAACCTGCGGTACCTGCGCACCAAGCGCGACCGGATGGGCCACCACCTGCCCACCGGCACCGACGAGAACGGAGTCATCTAG
- a CDS encoding ABC-F family ATP-binding cassette domain-containing protein: MSEPFVVCSSLSFTWPDDTPVFQDLAFTAGAGRTGLVAPNGAGKSTLLKLIAGELTPTSGSVSVDGVLGYLPQSLPLVGDLTVAEVLGVQPVIDAIDAIEAGDVHERHFTTVGNDWDIEERTRAQLDRLGLDAELDRRLSTFSGGQVISLGLAAQLLKQPGVLLLDEPTNNLDLDARRKLYAVLENWNGCLLLVSHDRALLDRMDRIAELERGEVTSYGGNFSAYEEAVEQEREIAEKNIRSAEQELKREKRELQQARERAQRRASTAQRNLKDAGLARIVAGNLKRSAEVSAAKSNAVHANRLSDAKAKLDEAGRARRDEPKIALELPGTSVPAGRTVFEGSGLKVPFADLFAGEGAALSIRGPERIALTGPNGSGKSTVLRWIQGELEAGRVKRADGRIAYLSQRLDLLDLDRTVAQNLAAFAPTMPEAQRLNLLARFLFRGQRIHLPVAALSGGERLRATLACVLYAEPAPQLLLLDEPTNNLDLVSVERLESALNAYQGAFVVVSHDERFLAQINLTRRLTLAEGRLTA; this comes from the coding sequence ATGTCCGAACCGTTTGTCGTGTGCTCCTCCCTGTCCTTCACCTGGCCGGACGACACTCCCGTCTTCCAGGACCTCGCCTTCACCGCCGGCGCCGGCCGGACCGGTCTGGTCGCGCCGAACGGCGCCGGCAAGAGCACGCTGCTCAAGCTGATCGCGGGTGAGCTGACACCCACCTCCGGCAGCGTGTCCGTCGACGGCGTGCTCGGCTACCTCCCGCAGAGCCTGCCGCTGGTCGGCGACCTCACCGTCGCCGAGGTGCTCGGCGTCCAGCCGGTGATCGACGCGATCGACGCGATCGAGGCCGGCGACGTGCACGAACGGCACTTCACCACCGTCGGCAACGACTGGGACATCGAGGAACGGACCCGCGCCCAGCTCGACCGGCTCGGTCTGGACGCCGAGCTCGACCGCCGGCTGAGCACGTTCAGCGGCGGCCAGGTGATCTCGCTCGGCCTGGCGGCGCAGCTGCTGAAACAGCCCGGCGTCCTGCTGCTCGACGAGCCGACCAACAATCTCGATCTGGACGCCCGCCGCAAGCTGTACGCCGTACTGGAGAACTGGAACGGCTGCCTGTTGCTGGTCAGCCACGACCGGGCGCTGCTCGACCGGATGGACCGCATCGCCGAGCTGGAGCGGGGCGAGGTCACCTCCTACGGCGGCAACTTCAGCGCGTACGAGGAGGCGGTCGAGCAGGAGCGCGAGATCGCGGAGAAGAACATCCGCAGCGCCGAGCAGGAGCTGAAGCGGGAGAAGCGCGAGCTGCAGCAGGCGCGTGAGCGGGCGCAGCGCCGGGCGAGCACCGCGCAGCGCAACCTCAAGGACGCCGGCCTGGCGAGGATCGTCGCCGGCAACCTGAAGCGCAGCGCCGAGGTGTCGGCGGCGAAGTCGAACGCGGTGCACGCCAACCGGCTCAGCGACGCCAAGGCCAAGCTCGACGAGGCGGGACGGGCCCGGCGGGACGAGCCGAAGATCGCGCTGGAACTGCCAGGCACCAGCGTGCCGGCGGGTCGCACGGTCTTCGAGGGCAGCGGGCTGAAGGTGCCGTTCGCCGACCTCTTCGCGGGTGAGGGCGCGGCGCTGAGCATCCGCGGTCCCGAGCGCATCGCCCTCACCGGACCCAACGGTTCAGGCAAGTCGACGGTGCTGCGGTGGATCCAGGGCGAGCTGGAGGCCGGCCGGGTCAAGCGCGCGGACGGCCGCATCGCGTACCTGTCCCAGCGCCTCGACCTGCTCGACCTGGACCGCACGGTCGCGCAGAACCTCGCCGCCTTCGCGCCGACGATGCCCGAGGCGCAACGGCTGAATCTGCTGGCGCGCTTCCTGTTCCGCGGCCAGCGCATCCACCTCCCGGTCGCGGCGTTGTCGGGCGGCGAACGCCTGCGTGCCACCCTCGCCTGCGTCCTGTACGCCGAACCCGCGCCCCAGCTCCTCCTGCTCGACGAGCCCACCAACAACCTCGACCTGGTCAGCGTCGAACGGCTCGAGTCCGCCCTGAACGCCTACCAAGGCGCCTTCGTCGTCGTCAGCCACGACGAACGCTTCCTGGCCCAGATCAACCTCACCCGCCGGCTGACCCTCGCCGAAGGTCGTCTGACGGCTTGA
- a CDS encoding LysR family transcriptional regulator: MDTEAVRSFVRAAELGQLQQAADELGVTQQAVSKRIATLERRLGRELFIRTARGVELTLDGQAFLPHARSLVIGVDRAVAAIRPGSRALRIDVLGLRSAQAVVLHDYWRAHPGTDLDVVTLRVDDPRVAVAAVQAGDVDASFRSVTDPATLPRDVRMIPAFDSALELLAGPRHPLAGARTLTPSQLRGHRIWVPGIAPGSEWSEFYDRLAGAFALRIDATGPNFGTEVLLDALADSDDLATLVGAGDRYLWPAQYDLRRIPIENPVLAYPLSLILPRTNPHPGLRAVVKHLRALPATPEPAWRPSWATTSRMNAGDRFSTTQ, from the coding sequence GTGGATACCGAGGCGGTGCGCTCGTTCGTTCGCGCGGCTGAGCTCGGACAGCTGCAGCAGGCGGCCGATGAGCTCGGCGTGACGCAACAGGCGGTGTCGAAGCGGATCGCCACCCTCGAGCGGCGACTAGGCCGTGAGCTGTTCATCCGCACCGCCCGCGGCGTCGAGCTGACTCTCGACGGCCAGGCCTTTCTGCCGCACGCCCGGAGCCTCGTCATCGGCGTCGATCGCGCTGTCGCCGCGATCCGGCCGGGCTCGCGGGCGCTGCGGATCGACGTGCTCGGGCTGCGATCCGCGCAGGCCGTCGTGCTGCACGACTACTGGCGGGCGCATCCCGGGACCGACCTCGACGTGGTGACGCTGCGGGTCGACGACCCGCGCGTGGCCGTCGCCGCCGTCCAGGCAGGAGACGTCGACGCCTCGTTCCGATCGGTCACCGACCCGGCGACGCTGCCGCGCGACGTGCGGATGATCCCCGCGTTCGACTCCGCGCTGGAGCTCTTGGCCGGGCCGCGGCACCCGCTCGCCGGCGCGCGCACGCTGACGCCGTCCCAGCTGCGAGGGCACCGGATCTGGGTGCCGGGCATCGCGCCGGGCAGCGAATGGTCGGAGTTCTACGACCGGCTCGCCGGCGCCTTCGCCCTCCGTATCGACGCCACCGGCCCGAACTTCGGCACCGAGGTTCTGCTCGACGCCCTCGCGGACTCCGACGACCTCGCCACCCTCGTCGGCGCCGGGGACCGGTACCTCTGGCCGGCGCAGTACGACCTTCGCCGCATCCCGATCGAGAACCCGGTGCTCGCGTACCCGCTGTCGCTCATCCTGCCGAGAACGAATCCGCATCCGGGGCTGCGAGCAGTCGTGAAGCATCTCCGAGCTCTGCCGGCGACGCCCGAGCCGGCCTGGCGCCCTTCGTGGGCGACGACATCCCGCATGAATGCTGGGGACAGGTTCTCCACCACTCAATAA
- the ribH gene encoding 6,7-dimethyl-8-ribityllumazine synthase: MSGSGAPSIEMPRVDGARVAVVAAQWHPKVTDALVAGAIRALDESGVTDYTVIRVPGSFELPVAALHAAKSGYDAVVALGVVIRGDTPHFEYVCQAATDGLMQVGLSTGVPVGFGLLTCDNDPQALDRAGLPDSREDKGYESTQAALSTLVAIKGL, from the coding sequence GTGTCCGGCAGCGGAGCGCCCTCGATCGAAATGCCACGGGTGGACGGGGCCCGGGTCGCGGTGGTCGCCGCGCAGTGGCACCCGAAAGTCACCGACGCGCTGGTCGCCGGCGCGATCCGGGCACTGGACGAGTCCGGCGTCACCGACTACACCGTGATCCGGGTCCCCGGCTCGTTCGAGCTGCCGGTGGCGGCCCTGCACGCGGCGAAGTCCGGGTACGACGCGGTGGTGGCGCTGGGCGTCGTCATCCGGGGCGACACCCCGCACTTCGAGTACGTGTGCCAGGCGGCGACCGACGGGCTGATGCAGGTCGGCCTGAGCACCGGCGTACCGGTCGGCTTCGGTCTGCTCACCTGCGACAACGACCCGCAGGCCCTCGACCGCGCGGGCCTGCCGGACTCCCGCGAGGACAAGGGCTACGAGTCGACCCAGGCGGCGCTGTCCACGCTGGTGGCAATCAAGGGGCTGTGA
- a CDS encoding serine/threonine-protein kinase — translation MEALAGRYRLIDLIGTGGMGSVWRAWDLRKQAYVAAKVLGQHDAGMLLRFVREQSLRIQHPHVVAPHGWAADDDKVVFAMDLVRGGSVATLLGDHGPLPAAYVAVLLDQVLHGLSAIHAAGVVHRDLKPANLLLEATGTGRPHLRISDFGIAGLVDEPRMTRHSTILGTPGYLPPEQLAGADPDPRQDLYTVGAVAAELLTGVRPTSTGALPALDGPLANLIHRLTAADPDARPAAAEEAGRLLAESGALPAPDTTPWTHHPDPPEVFDQLPPLPPLWTPTGPAPVATPVRPPISSTALMEPTPASPSGGHHATASGSARGRAPDPSAHAVGSPAPTPAGTTPSRGVASPRRPLLLLAIGSFAGATTLAAAAAWLLLR, via the coding sequence GTGGAGGCGTTGGCGGGGCGGTACCGGCTGATCGACTTGATCGGGACCGGCGGCATGGGGTCGGTCTGGCGGGCGTGGGACCTGCGCAAGCAGGCGTACGTCGCGGCCAAGGTGCTCGGGCAGCACGACGCAGGGATGTTGCTGCGGTTCGTCCGGGAACAGTCGCTGCGGATCCAGCACCCGCACGTGGTCGCGCCGCACGGGTGGGCCGCGGACGACGACAAGGTCGTCTTCGCCATGGACCTGGTCCGTGGTGGGTCGGTGGCGACGCTGCTGGGTGATCACGGGCCGCTGCCCGCGGCGTACGTCGCTGTGCTGCTCGACCAGGTACTGCACGGGCTGTCCGCGATCCACGCGGCCGGCGTCGTGCACCGCGATCTCAAGCCCGCGAACCTCCTGCTCGAAGCCACCGGCACGGGCCGCCCGCACCTGCGGATCTCCGACTTCGGCATCGCCGGCCTCGTCGACGAACCCCGGATGACCCGCCACAGCACGATCCTCGGCACCCCCGGCTACCTCCCGCCCGAGCAACTGGCCGGCGCGGACCCGGATCCGCGCCAGGACCTGTACACCGTCGGCGCCGTCGCCGCCGAACTCCTCACCGGCGTACGCCCGACCTCCACCGGCGCCCTCCCCGCCCTCGACGGTCCTCTGGCCAACCTCATCCACCGCCTCACCGCCGCAGACCCCGATGCCCGCCCGGCCGCAGCCGAAGAAGCCGGCCGCCTGCTCGCCGAGTCCGGCGCCCTCCCCGCCCCCGACACAACCCCCTGGACCCACCACCCGGATCCACCCGAAGTCTTCGACCAACTCCCCCCGCTCCCACCCCTGTGGACCCCCACCGGTCCCGCGCCAGTCGCTACTCCCGTCCGCCCGCCGATCTCCTCCACCGCACTCATGGAGCCCACGCCCGCGAGCCCGTCCGGCGGCCACCACGCGACCGCCTCGGGGTCGGCCCGGGGTCGCGCGCCCGACCCGTCCGCGCACGCCGTCGGGAGCCCGGCGCCGACACCCGCCGGCACCACGCCGTCTCGCGGCGTCGCGTCGCCCCGCCGCCCTCTCCTGTTGCTGGCGATCGGCAGCTTCGCCGGCGCCACCACCTTGGCCGCCGCAGCCGCCTGGCTGCTCCTCCGCTGA
- a CDS encoding peptidase inhibitor family I36 protein, whose amino-acid sequence MKIFSSRLGRLAAAGVLAASSLALTTGPATAAAPPEPATARSSTAQPSTAPAVADSGVTRAAGGYERCPDGYICLFQWRNGTGPMAWFKYQSPDLRQQGMNDTVSSVWNRTPCQWVMFEGLNYTGWHEYFFINEGYVTWPGGHWSGVEDNVSSLRISFCP is encoded by the coding sequence ATGAAGATCTTCAGCTCACGCCTCGGCCGGCTGGCAGCCGCCGGTGTACTCGCCGCGAGCAGCCTCGCCCTGACCACCGGTCCGGCCACCGCCGCGGCGCCGCCTGAGCCCGCCACCGCACGGTCCAGCACCGCACAGCCCAGCACCGCACCGGCCGTCGCCGACTCCGGTGTCACCCGGGCCGCCGGCGGGTACGAGCGCTGCCCCGACGGCTACATCTGCCTGTTCCAGTGGCGCAACGGCACCGGCCCGATGGCATGGTTCAAGTACCAGTCACCAGACCTCCGCCAGCAGGGCATGAACGACACCGTCAGCTCGGTCTGGAACCGCACGCCGTGCCAGTGGGTGATGTTCGAAGGCCTCAACTACACCGGCTGGCACGAGTACTTCTTCATCAACGAGGGCTACGTGACCTGGCCCGGCGGGCACTGGAGCGGCGTCGAGGACAACGTCAGCTCCTTGCGCATCTCGTTCTGCCCGTAG
- a CDS encoding helix-turn-helix transcriptional regulator yields the protein MRSSRLLSILLLLQTRRQLTARELAEELEVSLRTIYRDVEALAAAGVPVYADQGRAGGYRLVDGYRTKLTGLTEQEAAALFLVGMPGPAAALGLTAETSAVELKLLAALAPDQRDRAGRLKNRFHLDMPAWYREAEDSPYLAQVAEAVLQDRRITVLYRRWEEPREVERTLDPYGLVLKHGSWYVVAAASGGVRTYRVSNILALTMTGTVFTRPADFDLARRWQEHLDEFDRRRFTGEAVVRVSAGLARRLKDLSFPLLEKAIEGAEPGPDGTVVATVPIESVGNAAAQFIRFGAELEVLEPPEVREEIRRMALSVAALYPAP from the coding sequence ATGCGGTCCAGCCGGTTGTTGTCGATCTTGCTGCTGTTGCAGACGCGGCGGCAGTTGACGGCGCGTGAGCTGGCGGAGGAGCTGGAGGTCTCGCTGCGGACGATCTACCGCGACGTCGAGGCGCTGGCCGCGGCGGGAGTGCCCGTGTACGCCGATCAGGGGCGGGCGGGTGGCTATCGGCTGGTGGACGGGTACCGGACGAAGCTGACCGGGCTCACCGAGCAGGAAGCGGCTGCGCTGTTCCTGGTGGGTATGCCCGGGCCGGCGGCCGCGCTCGGGCTGACGGCTGAGACCTCGGCGGTGGAGTTGAAGCTGCTGGCGGCGTTGGCGCCCGACCAGCGGGATCGCGCCGGGCGGCTGAAGAACCGGTTCCACCTCGACATGCCCGCGTGGTACCGGGAGGCGGAGGACTCGCCGTACCTGGCGCAGGTCGCGGAGGCCGTGCTGCAGGATCGGCGGATCACCGTGCTCTACCGTCGCTGGGAGGAGCCGCGCGAGGTGGAGCGGACCCTCGATCCGTACGGGCTGGTGCTGAAGCACGGCAGTTGGTACGTCGTCGCGGCCGCATCCGGGGGCGTGCGGACGTATCGGGTGTCGAACATCCTCGCGCTGACGATGACCGGCACGGTGTTCACCCGGCCGGCCGACTTCGACCTGGCGCGGCGCTGGCAGGAGCACCTGGACGAGTTCGACCGGCGGCGGTTCACCGGCGAGGCCGTGGTCCGGGTGTCGGCCGGGTTGGCTCGGCGGTTGAAGGACCTCTCGTTTCCGCTGCTGGAAAAGGCGATCGAGGGCGCCGAACCGGGCCCGGACGGGACCGTGGTCGCGACCGTGCCGATCGAGTCGGTCGGCAACGCGGCGGCGCAGTTCATCCGGTTCGGCGCCGAGCTGGAGGTGCTCGAGCCGCCGGAAGTGCGGGAAGAGATCAGGCGGATGGCGTTGTCGGTGGCTGCGCTCTATCCCGCGCCGTGA